The genomic region aaataagttcctttgtattatttttttagattccacatataagtgatatcatgatatttgtctttgaggacaaatttccttttaaactaaatttattcAGGTAAAAGAGTGagacaatttaaagaaaaaagtaacatgCTCAAATCATTTGGGTAGTTCACAGAAGTAGCAGAAAGTGTAAAGATGATAAATTTATGACTAAAGCTTGGGGAACCCCTGTTATTTAGCCCACTCTCTCCCCCTTGTTTCACAAATGGAGAAATTAGGTCTAGGAAAGGAAAATGACAACTTAGGGTAACAGAGAGAATtggtggcagggctggggctgggctaCTGTCCCTTGGAGATATGTAATCCTATAATATCCATTTAACATATGAGAAACCTAATCTTCAGAAAGATTAAGGTACTTTCTCAAGGTCATGAATCTGGTATGTATTAGAGCAGGCACTTACCAGagatgtccatttcttttaaTTGCTGCATGGAATATTCCCACCTAAATTTGTACCTTTCCATGCCTTGAATGCAAACCACTCATGGGTCTGAATTCcagtttgttttatttaagaaaactCCAGGGACCAAGTCTCTGTGTGCTCTGAAGGTAGCCCCGAAGAGCACTGGCTTTTTTCAATTACTCCTGGAATCTCAGAGGGGAGCACGTCCTCAGGCCTCACCTGCAGCAGTTCCAGCGCTGAGCCCCGACTCCTCCTCTCTAGCTCTGCGATCAGCTCCTGCAGGGCCTGGCTCTGCTGGGCCAGCCCGGCCTCTGTGGCCCCCAGGACTCTCAGCTCTTCCCTCTCATCCTCCTCCAGCTTCTGCAGTTGCCTCTGCTCCTCTTCAGCCAGGAAGTTTTTCTGTCTTACAAACTCTTCGTGAACCCTCAATTTGTGTGCCTCAACCTTCCCCTTTGGTGtcaatggaaagaaaagaggtGGTTTTTTTATCACAGTCTCCTAAGCTTTGGGACTGGAAGTGCCCATATCTATTGCTATTCCTCGAAGACTCACCACTCTGGCTCTGTCTGGGAATAAACACACACGTATACAGTTTTGCTGGGGAGGTAGGGGGCTGAGGCTCCTGGGACTAAGAGGGGAATGGGACCGGTGGGAGCGCACCACAGCTGCCCTCCAACCACAGCTGCATCTGCCTATGGTATCGGAGATTTCCTCAACCTCCTTCAAATCACCACCCAAACATGCCCCTTGGTCTTCATATCTCAGTGAGTAACTGAGGGAGGAACACCTGGCCCCACCGCCAACAACCTCGCAAAGACAGGCTCACAACCCCGTTCCTAAGTTCTGGGGGAAAGGAGTCTTTGGGATATTCTTGGCTTGCTCTCTCCTGCTTGTGACTGGAGGGTCACTCGATGACACAGGATGACCCCTTTGGCCACCACAGCCTGACTCACCCTTCCCCGGTCCCAGATCTTCCTCTTCTGGGATCTCTTGGCCATGAGCTCCTTCCGCTCCCTCCTAGTCCCTGACACGCCCCACCTCCTAATTCCTGGTGCAGAACAAGCTGTAGCTCTCCATTACACTTTGGACCAGTGATCTGGACATGGTCAAGCAACCAACTGGTCAGACTGTTTTTCCTCCCTTAGGCCTTGACGGTTCCCTTAAGTCTGTTCCTCACAGCCCTTGTCGTTTCCTGACAGGCCAAGCCATTGGCATCTCTCCTGGGATTCCTCTGTCCCAGACACTGAGGCTCTGTGCTGTCATCTCCAGAGACTGGGCTCAAGCAGCAGGAGCTTCAGGGTATGTCTTGTCCCTCAGCACCTTCTCTTAAGACTCTCCATCTGATTGGGAGCTCTCTTTGAGCTCCACCCTTTTTTATTCCCCTCCATCAGGAGACCTAGGGGACAGTTGGTTCTTGGGGAGTGAGATATAGGGACTGGCGTAGCTATGGTTAGGGCTTTCTTGAGTCCAGGACCCTGGACCCTCCCCAGGCTTCTGATCTAAGATTCCCTTCAGGACATGACTCTTGCCTTCCAGGTTGCTTTCTTCATTGCAACATCCACTTCCAACTTCTCAGCCAACTCCTGCTTGTTCCTTAGTTTCTGTAGTGCCACCTGGAGCTTCTCCTGCAGAGAAAGATAGCAGGTTAATGCCCACTCATATCAAGAAGTAAGATGCGGTGGCATGAGGTGGGGGAAGATCATACTGGTTCTTAGAAAAGTCTGAGTGCAGAGGATGAGCAAGAACTAGAGTCTGTTTTGGGTAGGAATTCTGTGGATGGGAAGACTTTGGAAGAAGCCTGATGTTTCTTACAAAATAGAGCCACACTGTTGGGGTAGAAGGGATGGGGGTACTACTCATTCTTAATTAACCAGGAGGCCACAAGGAAACATGATCCATGCAGCATTTTCCCATTGCATATACCCTGTTCCTGGGGAATGAGAAAATTGTGCTGAGCTTGCAATTCTCCCCTTAAATAAGACACAGAAGGCAGGAGACCCCCATCCTTTCCCCATCCCCTCAACTCCACAGGTGACTCTCTCCCATTCCCAGCCCTGGGGAACAAAGCAGTCTTCAAGGCCCTATCCCCTTTCTACCTGTTCGTGCCTCCATGCTAAGGCCTCACCTGGTACTCCTGAGCAGCCTCCTCAATGGGGACCATGGGGTGGTCACGGTGTTTCTGGGACTGGGAACACACCCAGCAAAGCGCCTTCCCATCTTCCTTACAAAACAGGTGAAGTTTCTCTCTGTGCACCACACACAGCTCGCCTTGTGTGCCCTCCTTGGCATCCTGGCTGATTTTTCTAAGATTCTCCACCATGTTGGCCACCTGTCGATTGGGCCGGAGGTTCCGGAGCAGGAAGTGGTGCCGGCACACAGGACAGACGCTGCCCCCATCTTTCCCAACCTCAGAGATGCATTCCTGGCAGAAGCTGTGACCACATTCGATGCTCATGGGCTCCACCATGGGATCCAGGCAGATAGCACACGTGACCTCCTCCCACATCATTGCCAAGGGCACTGCTGAGGCCATAGGGGTAATGTTCCTATTAAGCAGCACTGGGGAGATCTTCCAGTGGCCTAGtgggagagaagaagaggaaaggaggagacGAGAAGAGCTGTGTGAGAAAAGCAAGACAATTCAAAGGAAACTACCAGGGAGAGTGAGCTGGAGGGggtgaaaacaagaaaagaaaaggaactcaACCTGAATAACAAGAGCTTCTCCTCCATAGTCTGGTTCACTGATCCAGTcagacagaaggggaaactgagtcccCAAAAGAGAGAGCAAAAATTGTTGAGAACCTGAGATACAGCTGCTTACAATTCGACTTTCATCATGTCCATCTCTTCTTAAGCCCTCAGTGCTCAGGCTTTACCTGTCCATCTTCCATCTCAGGCCACTGGTCTTCGACTCTGTTGAGAGCTAATCCTAATAGTAGCGACCATTTACCATGCACCTTCCATGTGCCAGGTGCTACATACTTCACGTAGatcttcattaatttttgcaataATGGCAGgaactatatctatctatctgtaatatgaatatatataagaatatttattcttatatattctcataagtatatatgtatatctgtatgtgcacgtatgtatatgtgtatatgtatatacatatgtgtacacacacacacacatacacacgaatGTGTGGTTGATTGAGCACTCCCTGGGCTCTTCTCTCAGCTACTCTGAACCTGGCACCTGTCTTCGTTTCTTCCAGGGCATAGACCCATACATTTCTAACATTCTAAGCAACCCTGTCCCTCTCACCTCCAGAGGGGGCCTTTTGGGGATGGGAGTCTCAGGGATTGCAGACCTACCCCACACCGGGCTCCCCTGGACCACCCTCCGAGCTAGGTTGCCATCCTAGTTCTCCCACTTTCCCTGGGTCCTTCATCCCAGCTCAGGTGCCGGCAGCAGGGCAGCCCGAGCTCCTTCTTGGAAGTCAGGTTCGCAGCCCAGCCTCCACCCAGGCAGCAGGGGAAGAACTGCTGGGTTAGGGTTGAGGGAGACCTGTTGCGAAGGCAAAACTGAGATCGAAGGCTCTAGGGGTGGGGACTGCTTAGGAAGGGGCTCTTCAGatctggggaagggggagaggtcCCCAAGGCAGGGCTGGGGTACCTCGGTCTAGCCAAATTCACTCACCTTTTCAAGGGACTTAGCAGATACTCGCCGGCTCCCTGTTTCACTTTCGATTTCCTGTCAAAGGCCAGTCTGAAAGGGAGGGGGCGGAGCAGGAGGAGAGTGGGAggggcaaagggaggaggaaggaggaggggttgaggtGCGGCCTGCGACGGGAGCCGTGTGCTGGGGCTTTTTGGAGGCTGGGACTGAGTGAAAGCTCCGCAGCATTTAGTCCTTGCTTTGCGCTCCCTCCCGTGTCCTCATTGTCTAATAGAGTAAAATATCGTTATCTGTTACGTGGAGGAGTCATGCTGCTTTATCTGACACTGGTCATCACCCCACGCCTACGTGGTGTGCCCGCGTGCAGGAGCGGCTCTTAAGGAGGTTTGGACGGACAGGAGTGCCCGGAGCTCTCCCGCAAAGGCCACCTTCTGTTTCCTACTTCCCCAAACAATTCCTTTTCAGGACACTTGATATTCTTTTAATATCAGGGGGAGAGAGATTTTTTTCACATTACCCCAAGGTGGCATCACATCAGTGAGTGGTAAGAAGGGACTTGACATTTATTCAGCACCAACTGTGCACTTATCACTGAGCTAGGGATTTTCTCTggctgttttattattattattattattattattattattattattattaaagttgtgggaaaatacacataacatttaccatcttaaccaattttaagtgtatagttcagtggcattcagtacattcacagtgttgtacaaccattacCACCACCCATGCACAGAACTTTATTCATCTTGccaaactaaaactctgtacccattaaacaataatttcccATTCCCTCCcctcagaccctggcaaccaccgt from Eubalaena glacialis isolate mEubGla1 chromosome 10, mEubGla1.1.hap2.+ XY, whole genome shotgun sequence harbors:
- the TRIM21 gene encoding E3 ubiquitin-protein ligase TRIM21; its protein translation is MASAVPLAMMWEEVTCAICLDPMVEPMSIECGHSFCQECISEVGKDGGSVCPVCRHHFLLRNLRPNRQVANMVENLRKISQDAKEGTQGELCVVHREKLHLFCKEDGKALCWVCSQSQKHRDHPMVPIEEAAQEYQEKLQVALQKLRNKQELAEKLEVDVAMKKATWKGKVEAHKLRVHEEFVRQKNFLAEEEQRQLQKLEEDEREELRVLGATEAGLAQQSQALQELIAELERRSRGSALELLQEVKSVLERSESWNLKELDITSPDLRNVCYVPGVKKMLRTCGVHITLDPHTANPWLILSKKSETRRQVRLGNTQQEMPENEERFDTYPMVLGVQRFDSGKVYWEVDVTGKEAWDLGVCRDSVQRKGQFLLSPNNGFWTIWLWNKQNYEAGTCPHTPLHLQVPPRRVGIFLDYEASTVSFYNITDHGSLIYTFSECAFTGPLRPFFNPGFNDGGRNAAPLILCPLTMGW